In Planctomycetia bacterium, one DNA window encodes the following:
- the xseB gene encoding exodeoxyribonuclease VII small subunit, with product MAESQTTPPSFEQAMARLEKIVEAIEQGRIGLEDAIKQYEEGMALIRQCRDVLAGAELKIQQLQAQGADRAGPAAG from the coding sequence ATGGCAGAATCGCAAACAACCCCTCCGAGTTTTGAGCAGGCGATGGCCCGATTGGAGAAAATCGTCGAGGCGATCGAGCAGGGGCGTATCGGTCTGGAAGATGCAATCAAGCAATACGAGGAAGGCATGGCGCTGATCCGCCAATGCCGCGACGTGCTCGCCGGGGCCGAGTTGAAGATACAACAACTGCAGGCGCAGGGGGCCGATCGCGCGGGGCCCGCGGCGGGCTAA
- a CDS encoding GNAT family N-acetyltransferase — translation MCELIPYDRRFRDGVIAVVRAVHDEYGFSWDEAGYHRDLYEIDRAYLRAGGAFWVLVDGPRVIGCVGVTVHDASNPAHDPQGDVAAERPAGFRYCELHRLYLDSAYRGRRLGRRMLDAAMDFGRAHGCTRMIAWSDVKLPHAHRMYLDAGLVQCGSRICDDPDKATEYGFWKEPL, via the coding sequence ATGTGCGAACTGATTCCCTACGACCGTCGATTCCGCGATGGCGTGATCGCCGTCGTGCGAGCGGTGCACGACGAATACGGCTTCTCGTGGGACGAGGCGGGGTATCACCGGGACCTGTACGAGATTGATCGCGCGTACCTCCGCGCGGGCGGGGCGTTCTGGGTGCTGGTCGATGGGCCGCGGGTCATCGGGTGCGTCGGCGTGACCGTGCACGATGCCTCGAATCCGGCACACGATCCGCAGGGCGACGTGGCTGCGGAGCGGCCGGCGGGGTTTCGCTATTGCGAGTTGCACCGGTTGTACCTCGATTCGGCCTATCGCGGTCGGCGGCTGGGGCGGAGGATGCTCGACGCGGCGATGGATTTCGGCCGGGCGCACGGCTGCACGCGAATGATCGCCTGGAGCGACGTGAAGCTGCCGCACGCGCATCGGATGTACCTCGACGCGGGGTTGGTGCAATGCGGCTCGCGGATCTGCGACGACCCGGACAAAGCGACGGAGTACGGGTTCTGGAAAGAGCCGTTGTGA
- the xseA gene encoding exodeoxyribonuclease VII large subunit → MSKSRRKPGRESFDPRRARGADASEAVGLFGQPLDSPPNAAPSASERAPETPRTWPPKPTAMPPVEAMQANSPDLGGAVTIAPLTVSQVTRLIKGAINSAFAGTIQVVGELSNVSRGGAGGHLYFTLKDAASELRSVMWRADAARMKFKLEDGMEVIASGTIDVYEPRGQVQFYVRRLEPRGVGALELAFRQLKDRLQREGLFDAARKKPLPRLPRRIAVVTSPTGAALHDILTTLSRRFPGVEVLIYGVRVQGEGAADEIADAIARLNRSSADLGGIDVMIVGRGGGSLEDLWAFNEEVVARAIFASRIPIVSAVGHEVDFTIADFVADVRAPTPTAAAELVVPVRAELLANVSETAARLDRAVARCLERCRARLELAERCEWFRDPISRIRQRGQQLDEAMGRLHLAKNRYLDARRSQVHRMEMRLARVQPASQLAARREMLGATAHRLRLVIERLHRTRERRLRDVAARLAACGLQQVVARERSVARQVETRLSVGLTRLLERRRDALSAMEKRLLAASHESILRRGFSLTRRATDGTLIRSAGEVRPAEVVETQTAEGTFRSRVTDDQA, encoded by the coding sequence ATGAGCAAGTCACGCCGAAAACCGGGTCGCGAATCGTTCGACCCGCGCCGCGCGCGCGGGGCCGACGCGAGCGAGGCCGTCGGCCTGTTCGGCCAGCCGCTCGATTCGCCGCCGAACGCAGCTCCGAGCGCGAGCGAGCGGGCACCGGAGACTCCCCGAACATGGCCGCCCAAGCCCACAGCCATGCCACCCGTCGAGGCCATGCAGGCAAATTCGCCGGACCTTGGGGGCGCGGTCACCATCGCACCGCTGACCGTTTCGCAGGTGACGCGGCTCATCAAGGGCGCGATCAATTCGGCCTTCGCCGGCACGATCCAGGTCGTCGGCGAGTTGTCGAACGTCTCGCGCGGCGGCGCGGGCGGTCATCTGTATTTCACGCTCAAGGACGCCGCCAGCGAGCTTCGCAGCGTGATGTGGCGGGCGGATGCGGCGCGCATGAAGTTCAAGCTTGAAGACGGCATGGAAGTGATCGCGTCGGGCACGATCGACGTGTACGAGCCGCGCGGGCAGGTTCAATTTTACGTCCGTCGTCTTGAGCCGCGCGGCGTGGGTGCCCTGGAGCTCGCGTTTCGCCAGTTGAAGGATCGCCTCCAACGCGAAGGCCTCTTCGACGCGGCGCGCAAAAAGCCCCTTCCTCGGCTGCCACGGCGAATCGCCGTCGTGACCAGCCCCACCGGCGCAGCGCTGCATGACATCCTGACGACGCTATCACGGCGATTTCCCGGCGTCGAGGTTCTCATCTACGGCGTGCGCGTGCAGGGCGAAGGTGCGGCCGACGAGATCGCCGACGCAATCGCCCGGCTGAATCGCTCGTCGGCGGATTTGGGCGGGATCGACGTGATGATCGTCGGACGCGGCGGCGGATCGCTGGAAGATCTGTGGGCGTTCAACGAGGAAGTCGTCGCCCGCGCGATCTTCGCCAGCCGCATTCCCATCGTCAGCGCCGTCGGGCACGAGGTGGATTTCACCATCGCCGATTTCGTCGCAGACGTGCGCGCGCCGACGCCGACGGCTGCGGCGGAGCTGGTCGTCCCGGTGCGCGCGGAACTGCTGGCGAATGTGAGCGAAACGGCGGCCCGACTGGACCGCGCGGTGGCACGATGCCTCGAACGGTGCCGGGCGCGGCTGGAGCTGGCCGAGCGGTGCGAGTGGTTTCGCGATCCGATCAGCCGCATCCGTCAGCGGGGGCAGCAACTGGACGAGGCGATGGGCCGGCTGCACCTGGCCAAGAATCGCTATCTTGACGCGCGTCGTTCACAAGTGCATCGCATGGAGATGCGGCTGGCGCGCGTGCAGCCCGCGTCGCAGCTCGCCGCGCGGCGCGAGATGCTCGGCGCGACGGCGCACCGGTTGCGCCTGGTGATCGAACGGCTCCATCGAACGCGCGAACGGCGCCTGCGCGACGTGGCGGCGCGCCTGGCGGCGTGCGGATTGCAGCAGGTGGTGGCGCGCGAGCGATCGGTGGCGCGGCAGGTGGAGACGCGGCTGTCCGTCGGGCTGACGCGACTGCTCGAGCGCCGGCGCGATGCGCTAAGCGCGATGGAGAAGCGACTGCTGGCCGCAAGCCACGAGAGCATCCTGCGGCGCGGGTTCTCACTGACACGCCGCGCAACCGACGGCACGTTGATCCGCTCGGCGGGCGAGGTGCGACCGGCGGAGGTGGTGGAAACGCAGACCGCCGAGGGAACCTTCCGCAGCCGTGTCACGGACGACCAGGCGTAG
- a CDS encoding VanZ family protein, with amino-acid sequence MSITSFDWRPLRSGVFLFTALVIVGVLVCTLWPMPYHRRLPAASFLDGYRYLSWRLSNPRDMLNNLLLFIPVGASLWASTALVVRRGLALPIAATLGALLSVAIEWTQVFIPGRFPGVSDVCMNSIGCLAGAMGAMVVVAMARLALLRVVGQELVSGWRLVARKN; translated from the coding sequence GTGTCAATAACATCCTTCGATTGGAGGCCGCTGCGCTCTGGGGTATTCCTGTTCACGGCCCTGGTCATCGTCGGCGTGCTGGTCTGCACGCTCTGGCCGATGCCGTATCATCGCCGCCTGCCGGCTGCGTCATTCCTGGACGGATACCGTTATTTGAGTTGGCGGCTGTCGAACCCGCGCGACATGCTGAACAATCTGCTGCTGTTCATTCCCGTGGGAGCGTCGCTGTGGGCGTCGACAGCGCTGGTCGTCCGTCGCGGGCTGGCGCTGCCCATCGCCGCGACGCTGGGCGCGCTGTTGAGCGTCGCCATCGAGTGGACGCAGGTGTTCATACCCGGCCGCTTCCCCGGCGTGAGCGATGTGTGCATGAACAGCATCGGATGCTTGGCGGGCGCGATGGGGGCGATGGTGGTCGTCGCAATGGCACGGCTTGCCTTGCTTCGCGTCGTGGGTCAGGAGTTGGTGTCAGGCTGGCGATTGGTAGCGCGAAAGAATTAG